The DNA segment TGGGGTGGCGCTGAGGCGTGTGGTGCTGAGGTGTCCGGTCGTGCTGAGGCGTGTGGTGGCGCGGCGTGTGGTGCTGGGGTGTGCGGTGGTGCTGAGGCGTGTGGTGGCGCTGAGGGCGGGTGCGCTGGATACGGCGGCGGTGAGTGCGGGGGCGTGGGGGTTTGCCGGGGTGCGTCTTGAGGCGGTCTGCCGTCTGCGGTGCGTCTTGAGCGCGAGTGCGGGGTCGGTTCGGTGGTCCGGCCCCTTTGCGGGCGGGTAGTTCATGTCGGGGTGCGGTGGCGGGGTCGCTGTTTCGTGCGGTGCCGCCGCCTGTCGGGGGCGTGGAGGGCGTAGGGCGTGGGCGTTTGACCGCCGGTCGGTGTGAACGCCCCATGGCCGGGGCCAGGGCCGGGGCCGGTGGCGAGGGGGTGCGCGGGCGTTCCGGCGTTGAAGTGGCGCGAGGGGTGAGCGCGCGGTCGGCGTGTGGCGCGATGTCCACCCCGTGGGGTGCCTGATTGCAGAGGCCGTTCCGGGTGCGGAACCGGCCGGTCGCCGTCCGGAAGACGGGGGTGTCGCTGCGGGTGCGGGGCGGCGTACGCTAGTTGCGCCATGCCCTACGAAGCACCTACTCACACCGTCGAGCGCTCCATCCGCGCCACCACGGGAGCGAAGATCGTTGCAGGCATCGACGAGGTGGGTCGGGGCGCGTGGGCGGGTCCGGTCACCGTCTGCGCGGCGGTCACCGGTCTGCGCAGGCCGCCCGACGGGCTGACCGACTCCAAACTCCTGACAGTGAAGCGGCGTACGGCACTGGCCGTGGTGCTGGAGGAGTGGGTCACGGCCCACGCGCTCGGGCACGCCTCCTCGGAGGAGATCGACGACATGGGGATGACGGCAGCCCTCCGGCTCGCGGCATCGCGCGCTCTGGAGCAGTTGCCGGTCCGTCCCGACGCTGTGATCCTCGACGGCAAGCACGACTACCTGCGCGATCCGTGGCAGGTCCGCACGGTGATCCAGGGCGACCGCTCCTGTGTCGCCGTAGCTGCCGCCTCGGTGATCGCCAAGGTACAGCGCGACAAAATGATGGCCGAACTGGGTGCTGAGCATGCACACTTCGGTTTTGCGGCCAATGCCGGGTATCCATCCCCTGTGCACCAGGCCGCGCTGAAGGAATGGGGCCCCACCCCCTACCACCGCCTCACGTGGGCGTATCTTGATGCGCTGCCCCGGTGGCGGCACCTCAAGAAGGCCCGCGCCTGGGCGACCGGAGCTATTCCCGAGATCGAAGGTCAACTCGACTTCGGCCTCTGAGTTCCGGATCGCACGTATGTGCCACCCGCCGGGGCTGTCCGCACCGGCGTTTGATAAATATCAACCCATGCCTCTCATTCCCGAGGAGCCTCAGATTCACGAGAGTGCCCAGGGTCACGGCACAGCTCCGGCCAGCGGCCGCAGCACGCCGACCCCTCGTCCCGTACCTGGTCCGCGCCCCGGGGCCCCGTCGCGTTCCGGTCGTCCGGGCCCCGTCCGGCCGGCTCCCCCCGCGCAGCGCACGCCGCGCGAGGCTCCGGCCGCCAAAACCGGGCCCGCCGGCCCGGCCACGCCGTCGACCAACGCCGCCAAGCCCGGCCCTGCCAAGCCTGCCGCCGGCAAGCCTGGTCCCAGGGCGGACGCGGCCGCGGCGTCTCCCCAGGTCCAGCTGATCCCCGCACCGCCGGGGGGAGCGCTGGACGCGGCAGAGGAAGCCGTCGACCTGCTGCTCGACTCGGGCCGTGCGCCCGGCGACATCCTGGTCATCACCACCGGCGACCCCCACCCGTGGGCGACCCACGAGCTCTCCTTCGGCGAGGCCGCCTACTGGGCCCAACACGATGCGGGCGACGACGTGTTCTACGCCGCCGCCTCCGTCATCGACCGCGCCAAGGTCCGCCCCGTCGTGGTCGTCGCCGTGAACACCGACTCGGCCGAAACCGCCGCCACCGCGCTGCCCCTGGCCGTCGGCCGTGCGAGCGCTCTGCTGATCGTCTGCGGTGACCCGCAGCAGATCAACTCCGTGCTGGGCGCCGGCGTCTGAACCTCGTCGATACGGGCCACCGCAGGGTGGCCCCTCGGCGAGCCGGCGGTCGGCAGAAGCCGGCCGTGCGGCGCGGTTTCAGGGCCGTCGCCGGCCATGAGCGGACCCGGCTGCGGCGGGGGCTGACTCGGGGTTCGGGGTCGGAGCAGGTCGGTGGACGTCTCCATCGGTCGGTGTGTCTTCGACGTCGGTGGGTGTCTTCGGTGGCGGTGCGTGTCGCCGACTGCGGTGATGTGAATGCGCCGTCGAGGGGCTCGGACGGCCATCCGAGCGCTTCAGGCGTGCGGAGCGCTTCAGCCGTTCGGCCCCAGGCCTACGGGGCGGTGCCGTTCAGACGTAGAGAACGGTCGGGCGGCGCGGGCTCGTGGGCGGCCGTGCTTTTGTCGTGGCCGCGGTTGGTGGGGGCCCGTGCTGGGCGCGCGCCGCCCGTGCGTGCTGGTGGGCGCCGCCCGTGCTGGTCGTGGTGCGCCGCCCGTGCGTGCTGGTGGGCGCCGCCCGTGCTGGTCGTGGTGCGCCGCCCGTGCGTGCTGGTGGGCGCCGCCCGTGCTGGTCGTGGTGCACCGGCCGTGGGTGCCGTCCGTGGGTTTGCGGCCCTGGTCTTGGTCCGTCGGCGCCTGCGTGCACGGGTCTCGATCCGATGCTTCGGGTGACCCCGTCCTCGCGCCCGGCTCCGGCCCTGAGCCCGGCTCCGACGCCGCCCCTGGCCCCGGCTCTGACGCCGTCCCTGGCTCCCACCCCGTTATGGGCGATCCTGTTATGCCCTCGCGGGGGTGCCTCAGCGGGCGGCGGCGCGCCGCATGATCTTCGAAGCGGCACCGCCGCTGAGCGGTTGAGCGTTTGCCGGGGTGCCCAAGGGCTCGGGCGGCGACGTGACATTCGGCCGCCGTCCGGCGCGCTCCTCACCCAGGACGTGCCAACCGCCCCGGGTCAGCGTGATGTAGGCCCCGCACCGCAGCCCGTGCAGGGTGCAGGCATCTCGCAGCCCCCACATCCAGGCCCCGTCCTCCTCCGTCCACCCTCCGTCGCCCTCGCGGCAGTACATCAGTACCGCCGTCCGCACCGGAGCGCGTCGCCGCAGGTCGTGCGGGATCACCAGGCGAAGTTGCGCGAGCAGCGCGTTGCGGAAGATCCAGCCGTCCGCGGGTGACTGCCGCCGCGCGAACGAAGCGCTGGCGCTGAGCCGCCCCTCGGGGTCGAGTACGGCGACCACGGCCGTCATGGGCGTCGGCTGATGCCGCCAGTGCAGGCCCACCACGACCTCGCGCGGGTTGCGCAGGAGGGGGATGCCCGCGGCCGACCACTCAGCTGGTTCCAGCAACCGGGAGGCGGCCTGAGCGGAGTCGGCGGCCACCCTGGCGGTCTTCGCATACGTCGCCGATGCCGCTCCGGACGGAGTGAATCCGAAGGTCACGGTCCTCCCTTCGGCTACATGCGGAGAACGGGGTGGGACTAGGAGAGCGCACCACAGCGCAACCCTGCCGGAGCCCGGACGAGGCGCGTGGGAGCACCCCCAATTCTTCCCTTCGCACTGGCTTGCGGCAACGAGCAATCTGCCACCGTGGCTGTCATCTGGCGATGGAGCCTCCCTTCTTGTGTAGCTGTCACTGCCTTCTGGAGCTGTCAGCGCGGGCTTGCGGTTGGTGCGGGCTGGCTCCGGCGGCGGACGGGCTCGTGGGTGGACGGGTAATTCGTCTGGATGTCTTCCCCGTGTGGCGGTGCGGCGGCGTAGGGGTGGCGGCGGTGGCGGTGCTCGTCGTGGCGGTGCGGTGGCGCCTGCCCAGGGGCAGCTGTGTTCCGGTCGGCCATGCGCGTCAGCCCTGCACGGCCAGGACCAGCGGCAGCACCTCCCTTGCGCCGGCGCGGCGGAGCAGTCGTGCGGCCATGGCCAGTGTCCAGCCCGTCTCCGTGTAGTCGTCGACGAGCAGAACGGGTCCTGCCGTCCGTTCGACTGCTGTCATCAGCGGCGGAGGCAGAGCCAGGGCTCCGTCCAGGGCCTTGAGGCGCTGCGCGCTGTTGCTCCTCGGTATGCGCAGTGCCTTGGGCCGGGGCGAGGCGTCCCCGTCCGGCGCCGGCCACCCCTGGTCGTCGAGATCCCCGGGGCCCGTTCCGTCGGGGCCGTCGAGGGGGCGGTCCAGAACGCCGTCCTCCTGACCGGCCGCCTCGGCGTAGGCGAGGGAGCCCAGCAGGGGCAACCGGCCGACCTCGGCGATGTGCTTGCCCAGGGACTCGATCAGGCGTGGGTGCGTGTGCGACGGCATGGTGACCACGCCGACCGGACGGGGCGGCGCGCCCGGCTCCCCCGAGGCCCAGCCGCCGGGGCCCTTGGCCCACTCCGCCAGGACGCCGACCACGGCGCGAGCGACGTCGTCCGGCACCGGCCCGTCGGGGCTGTGAGCAGTGAGCATGGGCCGCAGCCGATTGCCCCAGCCGATGTCGGAGAGCCGCCCCAGAGCCCTGCCGGGACCGGCCTGCTCCTGCACCGGAATGCGTCCCTTGAGGTTGATGCCGACCGAGGGAAGCCCTGTCGGCCACATCCTCCGGGGCTCCACGTCGACGCCCGCACGTCCCAGCTCACCGCGAGCCGTGCCGAGTGCGGAGTCGGAGACGGATGAGCTGAACGGCTTGCCGGTGCAGTTGTCACACCGGCCGCAGGGCGCGGCCATCTCGTCGTCGAGCTGCCGGCGCAGGAACTCCATGCGGCAACCTTCCGTGGTCGCATACGCCCGCATCGCCTGCTGCTCGGCATCCCGCTGCCTGGCCACCCAGGCGTAGCGCTCCGCGTCGTACGCCCACGGCTCGCCGGTGGTGATCCAGCCGCCCTTGACCCGGCGGACCGCGCCGTCCACGTCCAGGACCTTGAGCATGGTCTCCAGCCGGGAGCGCCGCAGCTCCACCAGAGGTTCGAGCGCAGGCAGCGACAGCGGTCCACCCGCCCGGGCCAGGGCGTCCAACGTGCGGCGGACCTGCTCCTCGGGCGGGAAGGCCACCGAGGCGAAGTACCGCCAGATGGCCTCGTCCTCCGGACCGGGCAGCAGCAGCACCTCCGCGTGCGACACCCCGCGACCCGCCCGGCCCACCTGCTGGTAGTAGGCGATGGGGGAGGAGGGAGAACCGAAGTGGACGACGAAGCCCAGGTCGGGCTTGTCGAAACCCATCCCGAGTGCGGAGGTGGCCACCAGCGCCTTGACGCGGTTGGCGAGCAGGTCGTCCTCGGCCTGCTGCCGGTCCGCGTTCTCCGTCCGCCCGGTGTAGGAGGCGACTGCGTGCCCGCACTGCCGCAGGAACGCGGTGACCTCCTCGGCCGCGGCCACCGTGAGCGTGTAGACGATCCCGGAGCCCGGCAGCTGGTCCAGGTGTTCGGCCAGCCATGCGAGGCGGTGCGCCGCATCCGGCAGCCGCACCACGCCCAGGCTGAGGCTCTCCCTGTCGAGCGGTCCGCGCAGCACCAGCGCGTCCGAACCCCCGCCCGTGCCGAGCTGCTCGGCGACGTCTGCCGTGACCCGCGCATTGGCCGTGGCGGTCGTGGCCAGGACGGGAACCCCGGACGGCAGCTCCGCCAGCATCGTGCGCAGGCGCCGGTAGTCGGGCCGGAAGTCGTGTCCCCAGTCGGAGATGCAGTGGGCCTCGTCGACGACGAGGAGGCCGGTGGTGGCGGACAGCTCGGGCAGCACCTGGTCGCGGAAGTCCGGGTTGTTGAGCCGCTCCGGGCTCACCAGCAGCACGTCGACTTCACCCGCCGTCACCTCGGCCCGGATGGTCTCCCACTCCTCCGGGTTCGACGAGTTGATGGTGCGCGCGCGGATCCCGGCGCGGGCCGCCGCCTCCACCTGGTTGCGCATGAGGGCGAGGAGCGGGGAGACGATCACGGTCGGACCGCTGCCCCGCTCGCGGAGCAGCACCGTGGCGACGAAGTACACGGCGGACTTGCCCCAGCCCGTCCGCTGCACGACGAGCGCGCGGCGCCGGTCGGCAACCAGCGCCTCGATCGCATGCCACTGGTCCTCGCGCAGCCGGGTACCGCCTGTCGGGTCGCCGACGAGACGGGACAGCACGGCATCCGCCGCGGAACGCAGCTCTTCGTTGCTCATGCCCCCATGCAACCCGATGGGTGCGACATCGTGCGAACGAGCCGCCGAGTCTGTGGATAACTCTTGTCGTGTCCCTGATCTGACTTATCCACAGGTCAAACCGGAATCTTGCATTTCGGGGCAAGGTCGCTGCATGACGAATCACAGCGAGGCAAGCGAGGCAATGGAACCCGCCGAGCCCGGCGATCGGGCGCGCCCAGCCTGCCCTGGTCCGGCCCACGATCCCGATCCGGGCCACGACCCTGCCCACGTTCCTGGCCCGGGCCGGACTCGAGAGCCTGGCCGCGTTCAAGCTCCTGACCCCGCTCCGGCCAGGGGCCCGGTTCACGACTCCGGCGGGGCGCGGGGTTCCGGCCCAGGCGAATCCACCGACCCGCGCGGGTCCGCGGATTCCGCGGACCCGGGTCCCCCTGGTCCCTCGGCGATGCCCCTGGAGAGGACTCTGCAGGCGATGCACTCCGGGGGAGAGCCGTCCTGGCCGGCCGGTACGGCGGCCGTGTCACCGGCGGCCATGAGCCACGCCGAGGCCCGCGCGGGGGGAGGGCTGGACCAGGTCACTCTGCGCTCACCCGCGGAGTTGGCCGACGCGCTCCCGTACCTCCTCGGATACCGCCCCGAGGACAGCATCGTGCTCGTCGCCCTCCACGATCACGGCGGCTACGGCAGCTTCGGCGCCCGTGCTCGCCTGGGCATTCCGGAGCGCGAGGAGGACTGGCAGGAAGCGGCTCGGCAGATGGCCCGCTGCCTGGTGGTCGCGAGCGAGCGGCGCGGCGTCCGGCCCGAGGGGATGGTCGCCTTCGTGTGCCGCGAGCCGGAGAGCGGCCGGACCGGCCGCCAGGTGATGGAGGCCCTCCGCCCGCTGGCGCAGCTGCTGCGCACCGAGTGCGGCAGTCTCGACATCCCCGTACTCGAGGCGCTCTGCATCTCCGCGAACCGCTTCTGGTCCTACTGCTGCCCCGGCACCCAATGCTGCCCCGAGGAGGGCAAGCCCATGGGCCTACCGGGATCCTCAGTTCTCTCGGCCGCCATGACGTACGCCGGCCTTCAGGTCCGGGGAACTCTCAGGGAGTTCCGCGCCCGGCTGCTGCCCTGGGAGACCGCCGGCGCCCTGGACCAGGAAGCGGCACTGGACGCCGCGAGTGCGGCCCTCGTGCCCAGGATCCTGGACGAGTCCCGGCGCCGCGACGTGATCGCCGACACCCTCGCTCTGGCACGCCGGATCATGGACCGCCTCGCCACCGCGCAAGCCGTCCACGGCACACTTGAGGCCGACGTCCGCGACGACGAGCTCATCGCACACGACGAGGCAGCCGACCTCATCCTCGGCCTCCAGGACAGGACCACGCGCGACATGGCCGCGGAGTGGATCGAGGAGGACGAGGCGCCTTCGGCGCTTCGCCTCTGGCGCGCGCTCGCCCGCCGCTGCGTCGGCCCCTACGCCGAGCACGCCGCGGCACCGCTGACCCTGGCGGGCTGGATCGCCTGGTCGGCAGGTGACGAGTTGGAGGCCCGCGAGGCGCTTGCCACGGCTCTCGGCCTGGACCCGGACTACGTCTTCGCCCGCCTCCTCCACCAGGGGTGCAACGAAGGCCTGGACCCCGAGGCCATCCGTCGCTGCCTGCGGAAGGAGCGAGCGGAGCGAACGGCTGCGCAGCGGAAGGCCGCGGGGAGTGCGGCCGAGGCCGAGGAGACAGCGGGGATCGGGGCCCCCGAGACCCGGACGCAGCCTCCGCCCGCCGGTGACGTCACCAACGGCCCCCTACCGGGGGCGGTCGGCCAGCGCTCTCTGCCGGGCGCGGTGGCCCAGCGGTCGCTGCCTGGCCCGGCCAGCCCCGACCTCGACGACTCCCGACCGCCCTCCACCCCTCCACGGCGTCCCAGCCCACGCCGCCCCCGCCGCCCCGAAGCCGGCGGATCGAGCGCACGCGGGCCGCGGCCGACCCGACCCAGGGGAACGGGCCCGGGCACCACGCCCGTGATCAGGCCCCACCCCAGCCGCCCCCGCGCCCCGAAGCACGCACCGGGAACCGGCCAATGACGCCGACACCTCCAACCGGGACGGGACGGTCCGGCGACCGGGGCCCCGCGTCCCGCCGGCCAAAGCCCCGCGCCCACAAGCCACCCCGGCAGAAGCGGAACGTCACCCAAAGCTGCCGCCTCACCCTGATGAACCGTCCGCAAGCCCCTCGACGAGGCCCTGACCGGCCATTTCTGAGAGCCAAGGAGCAGCCGGGAGCACGTGGCCGGGACTGTCCGGAACAGATACGGAACCCATAGCGAAGCGCGTGTTTATCGTCACCCAGACGACTATGATCGCGTCATGTCGCCCTACGACCCGTCGGCTTTCCCGCCCTTCGCCGTCACCGTGGACCTGGTCGTGCTGACCGTGCAGCGCCATGCGCTCTGTGCGCTCGCGGTGCGGCGCGGCGAGCCGCCGTACCAAGGGCGTTGGGCACTGCCGGGAGGCTTCGTCCGGGCGGACGAGGACCTGGCCTCCGCGGCGGCCAGGGAACTCAAGGAGGAGACGGGGCTGTGCGTGCACAGGCCCGAGTCCCCGGCACAGGACAACGGCGCGCATCTGGAGCAGCTCGCCACCTACGGCGACCCCAAGCGTGATCCGCGGATGCGGGTGGTCAGCGTCGCCCACCTGGCGCTGGCGCCCGATCTGCCGGCGCCCCGGGCGGGCGGCGACGCGCGGAGCGCCCGCTGGGCACCGGTCGAGACGCTGCTGGAGCCGCCGGGCGGGCGGCAGGACGAGCAGAGCGCGCCACTCGCGTTCGACCACGCCCTGATCCTCGGGGACGGTGTGGAACGAGCGCGTTCGAAAATCGAGTACTCCTCGCTGGCCACCGCGTTCTGCCCACCGGAGTTCACCGTGGGGGAGCTGCGCCGGGTGTACGAGGCGGTCTGGGGCGTCGCGCTCGACCCCCGGAACTTCCACCGCAAGGTGACCGGCACCCCCGGCTTCCTCGTCCCCACCGGAGGCACCACGACCCGTCAGGGCGGCCGTCCCGCCCAGCTCTTCCGCGCCGGCGGCGCCACGCTCCTCAACCCCCCGATGCTGCGCCCCGAGGCCTGACCGAAGGTCTTCGCCGACCCCGTGCCACGCCGTCGGCAGCGGCGATCAGACACCCGTACGCCTCTCTTGCCCGGAAAATCAGTAATATCGCGATATCTTGCATCCGTACTTGCAGGGTCCGTCGATCTGTGCCGTCGGGCGGGCCCCGGCCGTCGAGCGGTCGCACCTTCCGCGAGAGAAGCGATGATCCAGGCCATCGGACTGACCAGCAACCGTCCCAGGGGGCGTTTGACCGGCCCCGCACGCTGGGGCCGCCGGGTCGGTGCACACGAGGGGGACCCGGCCCTGGTTCTCGACGATGTGTCCCTGGAAGCGCATCCGGGACGCGTCACCGCTCTTCTAGGCGCGCCCGCATCCGGCAAGACGACGGCGCTCCGGCTGATGCTCGAACTGGACCAGGGCCGTGGGATCACCTATTTCCGGGGCCGGCCGCTGCACCGGATTCCGCATCCGGCGCACGAGGTGGGCGTGTTGCTGGGGGAGGTCCCGGGGCACCCCGGCCGTAGCGTCCGCGGCCATCTGCGGATGCTCTGTGCGGCGGCCGGAGTCTCCACCTCGCGCGCGGACGAGGTGCTGGAGGACATGGGCCTCGTCAGCCTGCGCGGTGAGCCCCTCGGCACGCTCTCGCGCGGGCTCGACCGCCGGCTGGGCATGGCCTGCGCCCTGCTGACGGACCCGCACACGCTCGTACTGGACGCGCCGAGCCAGGGGCTGGCTCCACGCGAGGCCCGGTGGCTGCACGACCTGCTGCGCGCACACGCCGACGGGGGAGGGACGGTGCTCTTCTCCACGGACGACCCCAAGGAGGCCGCCCGCAGCGCGGACCGGGTGGTGACACTGGATGCCGGCCGGGTCGTCGCCGATCAGGAGGCCGTCGACTTCGCACGCACCAGGCTCCGCCCCAGGATCGCCGTCCGCAGTCCGTACGCCGCCCGCCTCGGCCTGCTCCTCGCCAAGGAGGCCAGGGCGGCCCGCCGGTCCGTCGAGGTGGTCCGGGAGGACGGCACCCGCCTCTCGGTGTACGGGAGTACATGCGCCGACATCGGCGAGACGGCGTTCCGGCACGGCATCCTCGTCCACCAACTCGCGGAGGAGATCGGGGACATGGGCCCGGGGACCCGACAGCGGGAGCCGGAGAAGCCGGCGCAGCTCGCCGCCCCGGCCCCCGAGGCCGTCGGCGGCGCCCTCGTCGGCAGCGGCGTCCCGTCCGCCGGAGCCGGCCCGCTCACCGCGCGCGCCCCGGACGGGCCTGCTGCGGACAGGCCCGCC comes from the Streptomyces sp. TS71-3 genome and includes:
- a CDS encoding ribonuclease HII; the encoded protein is MPYEAPTHTVERSIRATTGAKIVAGIDEVGRGAWAGPVTVCAAVTGLRRPPDGLTDSKLLTVKRRTALAVVLEEWVTAHALGHASSEEIDDMGMTAALRLAASRALEQLPVRPDAVILDGKHDYLRDPWQVRTVIQGDRSCVAVAAASVIAKVQRDKMMAELGAEHAHFGFAANAGYPSPVHQAALKEWGPTPYHRLTWAYLDALPRWRHLKKARAWATGAIPEIEGQLDFGL
- a CDS encoding RecQ family ATP-dependent DNA helicase, encoding MSNEELRSAADAVLSRLVGDPTGGTRLREDQWHAIEALVADRRRALVVQRTGWGKSAVYFVATVLLRERGSGPTVIVSPLLALMRNQVEAAARAGIRARTINSSNPEEWETIRAEVTAGEVDVLLVSPERLNNPDFRDQVLPELSATTGLLVVDEAHCISDWGHDFRPDYRRLRTMLAELPSGVPVLATTATANARVTADVAEQLGTGGGSDALVLRGPLDRESLSLGVVRLPDAAHRLAWLAEHLDQLPGSGIVYTLTVAAAEEVTAFLRQCGHAVASYTGRTENADRQQAEDDLLANRVKALVATSALGMGFDKPDLGFVVHFGSPSSPIAYYQQVGRAGRGVSHAEVLLLPGPEDEAIWRYFASVAFPPEEQVRRTLDALARAGGPLSLPALEPLVELRRSRLETMLKVLDVDGAVRRVKGGWITTGEPWAYDAERYAWVARQRDAEQQAMRAYATTEGCRMEFLRRQLDDEMAAPCGRCDNCTGKPFSSSVSDSALGTARGELGRAGVDVEPRRMWPTGLPSVGINLKGRIPVQEQAGPGRALGRLSDIGWGNRLRPMLTAHSPDGPVPDDVARAVVGVLAEWAKGPGGWASGEPGAPPRPVGVVTMPSHTHPRLIESLGKHIAEVGRLPLLGSLAYAEAAGQEDGVLDRPLDGPDGTGPGDLDDQGWPAPDGDASPRPKALRIPRSNSAQRLKALDGALALPPPLMTAVERTAGPVLLVDDYTETGWTLAMAARLLRRAGAREVLPLVLAVQG
- a CDS encoding DUF4192 domain-containing protein; this translates as MSHAEARAGGGLDQVTLRSPAELADALPYLLGYRPEDSIVLVALHDHGGYGSFGARARLGIPEREEDWQEAARQMARCLVVASERRGVRPEGMVAFVCREPESGRTGRQVMEALRPLAQLLRTECGSLDIPVLEALCISANRFWSYCCPGTQCCPEEGKPMGLPGSSVLSAAMTYAGLQVRGTLREFRARLLPWETAGALDQEAALDAASAALVPRILDESRRRDVIADTLALARRIMDRLATAQAVHGTLEADVRDDELIAHDEAADLILGLQDRTTRDMAAEWIEEDEAPSALRLWRALARRCVGPYAEHAAAPLTLAGWIAWSAGDELEAREALATALGLDPDYVFARLLHQGCNEGLDPEAIRRCLRKERAERTAAQRKAAGSAAEAEETAGIGAPETRTQPPPAGDVTNGPLPGAVGQRSLPGAVAQRSLPGPASPDLDDSRPPSTPPRRPSPRRPRRPEAGGSSARGPRPTRPRGTGPGTTPVIRPHPSRPRAPKHAPGTGQ
- a CDS encoding NUDIX domain-containing protein, which codes for MSPYDPSAFPPFAVTVDLVVLTVQRHALCALAVRRGEPPYQGRWALPGGFVRADEDLASAAARELKEETGLCVHRPESPAQDNGAHLEQLATYGDPKRDPRMRVVSVAHLALAPDLPAPRAGGDARSARWAPVETLLEPPGGRQDEQSAPLAFDHALILGDGVERARSKIEYSSLATAFCPPEFTVGELRRVYEAVWGVALDPRNFHRKVTGTPGFLVPTGGTTTRQGGRPAQLFRAGGATLLNPPMLRPEA
- a CDS encoding ABC transporter ATP-binding protein, translated to MIQAIGLTSNRPRGRLTGPARWGRRVGAHEGDPALVLDDVSLEAHPGRVTALLGAPASGKTTALRLMLELDQGRGITYFRGRPLHRIPHPAHEVGVLLGEVPGHPGRSVRGHLRMLCAAAGVSTSRADEVLEDMGLVSLRGEPLGTLSRGLDRRLGMACALLTDPHTLVLDAPSQGLAPREARWLHDLLRAHADGGGTVLFSTDDPKEAARSADRVVTLDAGRVVADQEAVDFARTRLRPRIAVRSPYAARLGLLLAKEARAARRSVEVVREDGTRLSVYGSTCADIGETAFRHGILVHQLAEEIGDMGPGTRQREPEKPAQLAAPAPEAVGGALVGSGVPSAGAGPLTARAPDGPAADRPAREQDGVRPSVQEDEETRGDSHADTEPRTAPPGESLPRTAPPGKDSEAPVSHVPGPRPRSRGPDPSGTGALPPPIAVRAPGSPLSPVRYELHRATGVATAYVTAACVLVSSALLSLLLAGTGRIPPPYVLAGWPRELPLPPAALGAGLLGALAFGDEFRHPALAADHGTVPRRLGMLGAKLLVAAASAVLFAVATFTFDAAVLHLVYGFAVDGNPVDWPSLGVSWISFVVGCAWAGVLAAGVFRSTAAGLAAVLAVPLVVVPLVHAAVAGAPVRGATGFPAWLREFVLGRWPLGAAPYTAAGATSVAQPLGGALVLSLGALLCGYMFSRLRGRAR